One Calditrichota bacterium DNA segment encodes these proteins:
- a CDS encoding tetratricopeptide repeat protein, with protein MARIKNLKFVKIFFRLGRVQLILLIVGLIVLADCAYYNTFFNAKQYFKEAEKEREKRLERQKKQPQRAKNRPGRNQLSSAEIKKYDDAVKKASKVLELYPKSKYVDDALFLLGKCFFRKQDYPKAVRKFYELSENFPDSPFVPEARLWLAKVFIAQRDYESAQTTLQELINSNVRRNVIDEARYLLGGLFKNKKDYMRAVSEFEVAAKRVKDEAIRARSYFEMGECYFELKNYEKAIESYRQARKYSPDERFEYDAMFKMGLTYEKIKKYDDAIDIFKRLLNNIANQDYWPACRLEIAHSHRLAGRDEDAKFWYQDIIEKHPKSTEAADAYYYLGKIYLEREGEYEFAKENFDKAPKENPRSSHANEARAMSKSVQRLLALRDDIQQQIKRIAAGDSIAASMDSVEIDLAQEKYSIGYIDSMFSDTTHFDMDSLKIFDDSTRTILTDSIRIAFEDEENIDLRKRILKQIEIAQRRSKNRFDNFDDQERLRREEEEKKKQQKIVLKTGNLGTPQEEMLKDKVLLAEIYLFEFNQPDSALKEYLDILKIDTSKTIIPKALYSIGYIAENFKQDTVLADSMFQRLITEFPDNEFAQAARKQAKTINIPDPEEKIKRKYLTAEKAYVDERNLPTALKTFSDISEQSPTSEFAPKSLFAMGWIYENDLKNPDRAFEAYQSLVEKYPNSTYAKRVQKKVAAVEKAKKTGQQTKASPTEIAPKTDELAKTAKASPDSLGDEVDIANMTKEEYRRYLLLEMEKNDPRRKTPRRW; from the coding sequence GTGGCGCGCATAAAAAATTTAAAATTCGTGAAAATATTTTTCCGGCTCGGTCGAGTGCAACTCATTTTGCTGATCGTTGGTTTGATCGTTTTGGCGGACTGCGCCTATTACAACACTTTTTTCAATGCCAAGCAGTATTTCAAAGAGGCGGAAAAAGAACGAGAAAAACGATTAGAAAGGCAAAAAAAGCAGCCGCAGCGAGCCAAGAACCGACCTGGCAGAAACCAGCTTTCCTCGGCAGAGATCAAAAAATACGACGACGCCGTCAAAAAAGCATCCAAAGTGCTGGAGCTTTATCCGAAAAGTAAATATGTCGATGATGCGCTGTTTCTGTTGGGGAAGTGCTTTTTTCGAAAACAGGACTACCCAAAAGCCGTGCGCAAGTTTTACGAACTCAGCGAAAATTTTCCGGACAGTCCTTTTGTGCCGGAAGCGCGTCTCTGGCTGGCGAAAGTTTTCATTGCGCAGCGGGACTATGAAAGCGCGCAAACAACATTGCAGGAATTAATTAATAGCAATGTTCGCAGAAACGTCATCGATGAAGCTCGCTATTTGTTAGGCGGACTTTTTAAAAACAAAAAAGACTACATGCGCGCTGTTAGTGAATTTGAAGTGGCGGCTAAGCGCGTCAAAGACGAGGCCATTCGCGCCCGCAGCTATTTCGAGATGGGAGAATGCTATTTTGAATTAAAAAATTACGAGAAAGCGATTGAGAGCTATCGCCAGGCGCGGAAATACAGCCCCGACGAACGTTTTGAATACGACGCCATGTTCAAAATGGGGCTGACTTACGAAAAGATTAAAAAGTACGACGACGCGATAGATATTTTTAAGCGGTTATTGAATAATATCGCCAACCAGGATTATTGGCCCGCTTGTCGGCTGGAAATTGCCCATTCTCATCGCCTTGCGGGCAGAGACGAAGACGCCAAATTCTGGTACCAGGACATAATTGAAAAACATCCGAAAAGCACGGAAGCGGCGGACGCTTATTATTATCTGGGGAAAATTTATCTGGAACGCGAGGGCGAATATGAATTTGCCAAGGAAAATTTTGACAAAGCGCCCAAAGAGAACCCTCGTTCTTCCCACGCCAACGAAGCGCGCGCCATGAGCAAAAGCGTTCAGCGACTGCTTGCCCTGCGCGACGATATTCAGCAACAAATAAAGAGAATAGCGGCCGGAGATTCAATTGCCGCATCAATGGACAGCGTGGAAATAGATCTGGCTCAGGAAAAATATTCTATTGGTTATATCGACAGCATGTTCTCCGATACGACGCATTTTGACATGGATAGTCTCAAAATCTTCGACGACAGCACGCGCACAATTTTGACGGATTCCATTCGTATCGCTTTCGAGGACGAGGAAAACATTGATTTGCGGAAACGCATTCTCAAACAAATTGAAATCGCCCAACGACGCAGCAAAAACCGATTCGACAATTTCGACGATCAGGAGCGGCTGCGGCGGGAAGAAGAAGAGAAAAAGAAACAGCAAAAAATTGTTCTCAAAACAGGGAACTTGGGAACGCCTCAAGAGGAAATGCTCAAAGACAAAGTCCTGCTGGCTGAAATTTATTTGTTCGAATTTAATCAGCCTGATTCTGCGCTAAAGGAATATCTTGATATATTGAAAATCGACACATCGAAGACCATCATTCCCAAAGCGCTTTATTCAATAGGTTACATTGCAGAAAATTTCAAACAAGACACAGTTTTGGCCGATTCCATGTTTCAGCGGCTCATTACGGAATTTCCGGACAATGAATTTGCCCAAGCGGCGCGCAAACAGGCAAAAACGATCAATATTCCCGATCCGGAAGAAAAAATCAAGCGGAAATATTTAACTGCCGAAAAGGCGTATGTTGACGAGCGCAATCTGCCAACGGCCTTGAAGACATTTTCTGACATTTCAGAACAATCCCCAACGTCGGAATTTGCGCCGAAGTCGCTTTTTGCCATGGGCTGGATTTACGAAAATGATTTAAAAAATCCGGATCGAGCGTTTGAAGCTTACCAGTCTTTAGTGGAAAAATACCCGAATTCGACTTATGCCAAACGAGTGCAAAAAAAAGTCGCGGCGGTAGAAAAAGCAAAGAAAACCGGCCAGCAAACTAAAGCGTCGCCGACCGAAATTGCACCAAAGACAGACGAATTAGCCAAGACGGCAAAAGCGTCGCCGGATAGCCTCGGCGATGAAGTAGATATCGCCAACATGACCAAAGAAGAGTACCGTCGCTATTTGCTGCTGGAAATGGAGAAAAATGATCCGAGAAGAAAGACGCCGAGAAGGTGGTAA
- a CDS encoding NAD-dependent deacylase produces the protein MFSENFLNRLNKANSVAVLTGAGVSAESGVPTFRGEEGLWKKYRPEELANFDAFMRNPKLVWEWYNFRKQLIRDVKPNPGHYALAEMENIFPEFHLITQNVDNLHRRAGSRKIYELHGNIMRNRCVDCNKYYDEDDLVFDSVGELPRCDCGGLIRPDVVWFGEMLPEAELRNAFAAARSCDVFLTVGTSAVVQPAASLPLEALKSGAFVVEINPEPTAISNYVHESIMGKSGEILPELLKKISG, from the coding sequence ATGTTTTCCGAGAATTTTTTGAATCGTTTGAATAAGGCGAACTCGGTGGCGGTTTTGACTGGCGCTGGCGTTTCTGCGGAAAGCGGCGTACCCACATTTCGCGGCGAAGAAGGCTTGTGGAAAAAGTACCGACCCGAAGAATTGGCAAATTTCGACGCTTTTATGCGCAATCCGAAACTCGTTTGGGAATGGTACAATTTTCGAAAACAACTCATTCGCGACGTCAAGCCGAATCCCGGACATTACGCGCTGGCAGAGATGGAGAATATCTTTCCGGAATTTCATTTGATCACGCAGAATGTGGACAATTTGCATCGTCGCGCCGGAAGCAGAAAAATTTACGAATTACACGGGAACATAATGAGAAATCGCTGCGTTGATTGTAATAAATACTACGATGAGGACGATCTTGTTTTCGACAGCGTCGGCGAATTGCCGCGGTGCGATTGCGGCGGTCTGATTCGACCTGACGTCGTGTGGTTCGGCGAAATGTTGCCCGAAGCGGAACTGCGCAATGCATTCGCTGCTGCGCGTTCCTGCGATGTTTTTTTGACTGTGGGCACTTCGGCGGTGGTGCAGCCCGCCGCTTCATTGCCATTAGAGGCTCTGAAATCCGGCGCTTTCGTAGTTGAAATCAACCCCGAACCGACGGCTATTTCCAACTATGTTCATGAGTCGATTATGGGCAAATCCGGGGAAATTTTGCCTGAACTACTCAAAAAAATCAGCGGATAA
- a CDS encoding pullulanase, which yields MIYNIVFFKFFPATIAMALCVVLIFTLTAVVAQSRYPDYFPEQNKYFSTKSMGANYENGNTVFRVFAPNAEKVSLIIFKKFDDEQGEEFPMTKDTNGVWEISLSGERKNIYYGYRLDGPDDGINMYDPEVIVADPYSRAVVTKNNYHHPAKTLLLDTAYDWQGDTWVKTPIQDLVIYEMHVRDMTAHPSSGVKKAGTYLGLLEEGKTGGLDYLLDLGVNAVELLPCQEFANIEVPYKDKTAPVYNTWNPYARNHWGYMTSYFFAPESYYATDGTMEPGKYCGADGRQVREFKDMVKALHKKGIAVLMDVVYNHCSEYDFNPFKYIDKKYYFRLNEKGEFLAKSGCGNDFMTERPMARRLILESVKYWMTKYHIDGFRFDLAYLLDEQTCREIIAEAKKINPNVYIIAEPWGDGYAPDYFSRLGWAAWNDKIRNGVKGQNPSDNLGYIFGNWERDTKPDHLKRFILGSTVKDGGQFQLPEHSVNYLESHDDYTFGDFVRIGTKAVAENTKIIDLEKHVRLTEKQLKISKLGALFLFVSQGPVMIHEGQEFARSKVIAPTDAPDPHVGQIDHNSYDKDNTTNWINYRHREINRELYDYYRGLIQLRKKYPALRETPRENVHFLAQKNEFAFGFRIRKNRSCDAAELLVLMNGDTKNRVAFPIPEGNWIILVNGKKAGIEPLGKIEKKNVKLAPTTGMVLVKE from the coding sequence ATGATTTACAATATTGTCTTTTTCAAATTTTTTCCCGCAACGATTGCGATGGCATTATGTGTTGTGCTAATATTTACACTCACGGCAGTCGTCGCCCAATCCCGCTACCCCGACTATTTCCCGGAACAAAACAAATATTTTTCCACAAAATCCATGGGCGCAAATTACGAAAACGGCAACACAGTGTTCCGTGTTTTCGCCCCCAATGCGGAGAAAGTGAGTCTAATTATTTTCAAAAAATTTGACGACGAACAGGGCGAAGAATTTCCCATGACAAAAGACACAAATGGCGTGTGGGAAATTTCGCTTTCAGGGGAAAGAAAAAATATCTATTACGGCTATCGTCTCGATGGGCCTGACGACGGAATCAATATGTACGATCCTGAAGTGATTGTCGCTGACCCGTACTCGCGCGCTGTGGTCACGAAAAATAATTACCATCATCCGGCGAAAACGCTGCTTCTGGATACTGCTTACGACTGGCAAGGCGACACTTGGGTGAAGACTCCCATTCAGGATTTAGTGATTTACGAAATGCATGTTCGCGACATGACTGCGCATCCGAGTTCCGGCGTCAAAAAAGCAGGGACCTATTTGGGATTGCTCGAAGAGGGAAAAACCGGCGGGCTGGATTATTTGCTCGATTTGGGCGTGAATGCGGTGGAACTTTTGCCGTGTCAGGAGTTTGCCAACATCGAAGTGCCGTACAAGGACAAAACTGCGCCGGTGTACAACACCTGGAATCCCTACGCACGAAATCACTGGGGGTACATGACTTCCTATTTTTTTGCTCCGGAGTCTTATTACGCTACCGATGGCACAATGGAACCGGGCAAATATTGCGGCGCTGACGGCAGGCAGGTGCGCGAATTTAAAGACATGGTGAAGGCGCTGCACAAAAAAGGTATTGCCGTGCTTATGGATGTGGTTTACAATCACTGTTCCGAATATGATTTTAATCCGTTCAAATACATTGACAAAAAATATTATTTTCGCCTGAATGAAAAAGGCGAGTTCCTTGCCAAAAGCGGCTGCGGCAATGATTTTATGACCGAACGCCCCATGGCGCGGCGCCTGATTCTCGAAAGCGTCAAATATTGGATGACGAAATATCATATCGACGGATTTCGTTTTGATCTGGCATATTTGCTCGATGAACAGACCTGTCGGGAAATCATCGCTGAAGCAAAAAAAATCAATCCCAATGTGTACATTATCGCCGAGCCTTGGGGAGACGGTTACGCCCCGGATTATTTTTCGCGTTTGGGCTGGGCTGCCTGGAATGACAAAATCCGCAACGGCGTCAAAGGGCAAAATCCGTCCGATAATTTGGGGTACATTTTCGGCAATTGGGAGCGCGATACCAAACCGGACCATCTGAAACGCTTTATTTTAGGCTCCACTGTAAAAGATGGCGGTCAATTTCAGCTTCCCGAACATTCAGTAAATTATCTGGAATCTCACGATGATTATACATTTGGTGATTTCGTTCGAATCGGGACCAAAGCTGTGGCTGAAAATACAAAAATCATCGATCTCGAAAAACATGTCCGACTCACGGAAAAGCAGCTAAAAATCAGCAAATTGGGCGCGCTGTTTCTGTTCGTTTCCCAGGGGCCCGTCATGATTCACGAGGGACAGGAATTTGCCCGCAGCAAGGTCATTGCCCCGACCGATGCGCCCGACCCGCATGTCGGGCAAATTGATCACAACAGTTACGACAAAGACAACACGACCAACTGGATCAATTACCGCCACCGTGAAATCAATCGCGAGCTTTACGATTACTATCGCGGCTTGATTCAGTTGCGAAAAAAGTACCCTGCGCTGAGGGAAACGCCGCGCGAAAATGTGCATTTTTTAGCTCAAAAAAATGAGTTTGCTTTCGGTTTTCGCATTAGGAAAAATCGGTCTTGTGATGCGGCTGAATTGCTTGTTCTCATGAATGGAGATACTAAAAACCGCGTTGCTTTTCCAATTCCTGAAGGAAATTGGATTATTTTGGTGAATGGAAAAAAAGCGGGAATTGAGCCGTTGGGTAAAATTGAGAAAAAAAATGTTAAATTGGCGCCGACGACGGGAATGGTGTTGGTGAAAGAATAA